One window of Chamaesiphon minutus PCC 6605 genomic DNA carries:
- a CDS encoding cupredoxin domain-containing protein gives MKLAAISIGAMLSILPISGYFGYAQYKPVNAQMGEGSPMQMQPSASDRSFRQIEQPLPIKVGVVLGGMTLIGAELWWFLGRKQQKQQATQSNGVQEVLVTVDGGYRPDRVVVNNGEPVRLSFHRLDSNSCLDEVLIPDFGISTRLPVGQTTTVEFTPTKVGEYAFTCGMRMFRGVIEVTAT, from the coding sequence ATGAAACTGGCAGCAATCTCGATTGGGGCAATGCTCTCGATCCTTCCAATAAGCGGCTACTTCGGCTACGCTCAGTACAAGCCCGTCAACGCTCAAATGGGTGAAGGATCTCCAATGCAAATGCAGCCTTCGGCCTCAGACCGCTCGTTTCGTCAGATCGAACAGCCCTTACCCATCAAAGTTGGCGTAGTTCTCGGCGGAATGACGCTGATTGGTGCCGAACTCTGGTGGTTTCTGGGACGCAAACAACAGAAACAACAAGCGACTCAAAGTAATGGGGTGCAAGAGGTATTAGTAACAGTTGATGGTGGCTATCGTCCCGATCGAGTTGTTGTGAATAATGGTGAACCCGTGCGGTTGTCGTTTCATCGATTAGACAGTAATTCTTGTCTGGATGAAGTGTTAATTCCTGACTTTGGAATTAGCACTCGTTTACCTGTCGGGCAAACAACAACTGTCGAATTCACGCCAACTAAAGTAGGTGAATATGCCTTTACTTGTGGAATGAGAATGTTTCGAGGAGTAATTGAAGTCACCGCAACGTAA
- a CDS encoding cation diffusion facilitator family transporter → MTHNHGSEHTHGTGNYNRAFIISVTLNTLFVAIEAFYGIAANSLALLADAGHNLSDVLGLLLAWGASLLSQRQATERRTFGLLRSSILAALFNAMFLLVISGGVGWEAILRFRDPAPVSGRTLIVVAAIGIVINTLSALMFLAGRKRDLNIRGAFLHLMADAAVSAGVVFAGLAIVFTGELWFDPAVSLLVTVVIVVGTWQLLRDALNLITDAVPAGIEPLAVRTYLAERPGVAEVHDLHIWSMSTTEAALMVHLLVPTGHPGDAFLAQIYRDLHENFGIEHATIQIELGDSGQACALAPENVV, encoded by the coding sequence ATGACACACAACCACGGCAGCGAACATACGCACGGTACCGGAAATTACAATCGCGCCTTTATCATAAGTGTCACTCTAAATACTTTATTTGTCGCGATCGAAGCATTTTATGGGATTGCGGCGAATTCATTAGCTTTACTTGCAGATGCAGGACATAATTTAAGTGATGTGCTGGGGTTACTATTAGCTTGGGGAGCGAGTTTATTGTCGCAACGACAAGCTACCGAACGACGCACCTTTGGATTGCTTCGATCGTCGATTCTTGCCGCCTTGTTTAATGCCATGTTTCTATTAGTCATCTCTGGTGGCGTGGGTTGGGAGGCGATTCTGCGGTTTCGCGACCCCGCGCCTGTCTCTGGCAGAACGCTAATTGTAGTGGCAGCGATCGGGATTGTCATCAATACCCTTAGTGCCTTGATGTTTCTAGCCGGACGGAAGCGGGATTTAAATATTCGCGGCGCATTTTTACATTTGATGGCAGATGCGGCAGTGTCGGCAGGAGTTGTCTTCGCAGGCTTGGCGATTGTCTTTACTGGAGAGCTTTGGTTCGATCCCGCAGTGAGTTTACTAGTGACAGTCGTTATTGTGGTCGGTACTTGGCAATTGTTGCGCGATGCGCTCAACCTGATTACGGATGCAGTCCCAGCAGGCATCGAACCTTTAGCCGTCCGTACCTACTTAGCAGAACGTCCGGGCGTTGCGGAAGTTCACGATTTACATATTTGGAGTATGAGCACCACAGAAGCTGCGCTGATGGTTCATTTGCTCGTACCTACTGGTCATCCTGGAGATGCGTTTCTCGCACAGATTTACCGCGATCTCCACGAAAATTTTGGCATCGAACACGCTACAATCCAGATCGAACTTGGAGATTCAGGACAAGCTTGCGCTCTGGCTCCAGAAAATGTAGTTTGA
- a CDS encoding glycoside hydrolase family protein, which produces MLNNGLLIIWFHFLLDRFRKAIGIKEYFLNPEKSVGYSKSKQFKRKVIFGGLFILFLLITIWSGFDKQKTSQLKDTNSIPPLVMTGGNPYVRALMRTISTSEAKDTNPYTLLYGGKHFTDLSRHPNQCITIVSGPHQGECSTAAGRYQVLTSTWLEKVKQYRSKQSKSLTGNPDNFEPQSQDEVVYAWLIDRHAWGADIADLLKQGKLNRVLQLLSGTWTSLGYGTENNSITPMLSKVYQKALSEELDRVNMSSHD; this is translated from the coding sequence ATGCTAAATAATGGCTTGTTAATCATTTGGTTTCACTTTTTATTAGATCGATTCCGCAAAGCAATCGGTATTAAAGAATACTTTTTAAATCCAGAAAAATCTGTAGGTTATAGCAAATCAAAACAATTCAAGCGAAAAGTGATATTTGGCGGATTATTTATTCTATTCTTACTAATCACTATCTGGTCTGGGTTTGATAAACAAAAAACATCCCAACTCAAAGATACTAACTCTATTCCGCCGTTAGTGATGACAGGTGGGAACCCTTATGTTAGAGCATTAATGCGAACTATTTCCACAAGCGAAGCTAAAGATACCAATCCTTACACTCTTCTGTATGGTGGTAAGCATTTCACCGATCTGAGTCGTCATCCGAACCAATGTATCACAATTGTTTCTGGCCCTCATCAAGGCGAATGTAGTACAGCAGCAGGTCGCTATCAAGTTCTTACTTCTACCTGGCTGGAAAAGGTGAAGCAGTATCGCTCCAAACAATCAAAATCTTTAACTGGAAATCCTGACAATTTTGAGCCACAGTCACAAGATGAAGTGGTCTATGCTTGGCTGATAGATCGTCATGCTTGGGGAGCAGATATCGCAGATCTGCTGAAGCAGGGGAAATTGAATCGGGTTTTACAGCTTTTGTCTGGTACTTGGACGAGCCTCGGCTACGGCACGGAAAATAATTCAATCACACCCATGCTCTCCAAGGTTTATCAAAAAGCGTTATCTGAAGAATTGGATCGAGTCAATATGTCTTCTCACGATTAG
- the gorA gene encoding glutathione-disulfide reductase → MKFDYDLFVIGAGPGGISAARRAAEYGFHVAIAERDRVGGTCVVHGCIPEKLLSYAASFSHVLEDADEYGWNKVNERFDWHKFMAAKDRAIEHLSQLHIQHLQTAGVELVKGHSKFLDAHTLDVGGRRITADKILIAVGGEATKPNIPGIEYAITSRQMFELKQQPEHLLIVGSDQIAIKFAGSMNGSLSKVTLIVAEDCVLPGYDEDLRTTVRDGLIKNGVRVLCNTSVEKIERVEASLNVSLSGDSQDTLTVDTVLCVTGRVPNVSSLGLENAGVEVTQGAVGVDESSCTNQPHIFAVGDCTNRPHWTPVAIATGRAFADTVFGNKSRTISYEFIPKAVSSQPEAATIGLTEAQAREKFGEAVRCYSSKFQPLFDSIAVPEQKTLMKLVVDGNSDRVLGAHMVGEYAAEIIQCLALAIKKGVTKADFNETIGIHPTAAEEFFSL, encoded by the coding sequence ATGAAATTTGATTACGATCTGTTTGTGATTGGGGCGGGGCCTGGAGGCATTAGTGCTGCCAGACGAGCTGCTGAATATGGGTTTCATGTAGCAATTGCCGAACGAGATCGGGTAGGTGGTACCTGTGTCGTTCATGGCTGTATTCCTGAAAAACTACTGTCCTATGCGGCTAGTTTTTCCCACGTTTTGGAAGATGCTGACGAGTATGGCTGGAATAAAGTTAACGAGCGATTTGACTGGCATAAATTTATGGCAGCCAAAGACCGCGCCATCGAACATCTGAGCCAATTGCATATTCAGCACCTTCAAACAGCAGGAGTCGAATTAGTCAAAGGACACAGCAAATTCTTAGATGCTCATACTTTAGATGTTGGGGGACGACGCATTACTGCTGACAAAATTCTGATTGCAGTCGGTGGGGAAGCTACCAAGCCAAACATTCCAGGGATCGAGTATGCCATCACGTCGCGCCAAATGTTTGAACTCAAGCAGCAACCCGAACATCTGCTCATCGTCGGCAGCGACCAAATTGCCATAAAGTTTGCTGGAAGTATGAATGGTTCGCTCTCCAAAGTCACTCTTATAGTGGCGGAAGACTGTGTTTTACCAGGCTATGACGAAGATCTGCGTACTACCGTTCGCGATGGCTTGATAAAGAATGGAGTTCGAGTTCTTTGCAATACCAGCGTCGAAAAAATCGAACGAGTAGAAGCTAGTTTAAATGTCAGTTTGTCAGGAGACAGCCAAGATACTTTAACTGTAGATACCGTTCTATGTGTTACGGGTCGCGTTCCGAATGTGAGTAGCCTCGGTTTGGAGAATGCAGGCGTGGAAGTCACGCAAGGAGCGGTTGGAGTAGATGAATCTAGTTGCACCAACCAACCGCACATTTTTGCGGTTGGCGATTGTACTAATCGACCTCATTGGACTCCAGTAGCCATTGCCACAGGTCGTGCTTTTGCCGATACAGTGTTTGGAAATAAATCCAGAACTATAAGTTATGAATTTATTCCTAAAGCAGTTTCATCCCAACCTGAAGCCGCGACTATCGGTTTAACTGAAGCTCAAGCACGGGAAAAATTTGGTGAAGCTGTCCGCTGCTATTCCTCCAAGTTTCAACCACTTTTCGACAGCATCGCCGTACCAGAACAGAAAACCCTGATGAAGTTAGTGGTTGATGGCAATTCAGATCGGGTGCTGGGCGCACATATGGTGGGTGAATACGCTGCTGAGATTATTCAGTGTCTGGCTCTTGCCATTAAAAAGGGTGTAACAAAAGCAGATTTCAATGAAACGATCGGTATTCATCCAACGGCTGCGGAAGAGTTTTTCAGCTTATGA
- a CDS encoding type 1 glutamine amidotransferase domain-containing protein — protein MNILMVLTSHDRLGNTGKKTGFWLEEFTAPYYAFKDAGATITLASPRGGQPPLDPKSDTPDAQTKDTQRFKADPTAQAALAHTLKLSEVAAADFDAVFYPGGHGPLWDLAEDPVSIDLIEFMLAAGKPVALVCHAPGVLRDVKTLDGSPIVQGKAVTGFTNTEEQAAGLTEIVPFLVEDMLVQNGGHYSKVADWQPYVLKDGLLITGQNPASSEPAAKELLEQLSLLTTVK, from the coding sequence ATGAACATACTAATGGTATTAACCTCACACGACAGGCTTGGTAATACGGGCAAAAAAACGGGTTTCTGGCTCGAAGAATTTACCGCTCCCTACTACGCATTTAAAGACGCAGGTGCGACGATTACGCTAGCTTCACCGCGTGGTGGGCAGCCACCGCTCGACCCCAAGAGCGATACCCCAGATGCTCAAACTAAGGACACGCAACGCTTTAAGGCAGATCCCACTGCTCAAGCTGCGCTCGCGCACACACTCAAATTAAGCGAGGTTGCTGCTGCTGATTTCGATGCAGTGTTTTACCCTGGCGGACATGGCCCGCTGTGGGACTTAGCTGAAGATCCAGTCTCAATCGATCTCATCGAGTTCATGCTAGCCGCAGGTAAACCAGTCGCCCTAGTTTGTCATGCTCCAGGCGTACTCCGTGATGTCAAGACCCTTGACGGCTCTCCCATCGTCCAAGGTAAGGCAGTCACAGGTTTTACCAATACCGAGGAGCAGGCAGCCGGATTGACCGAAATCGTTCCCTTCCTGGTCGAGGATATGCTCGTGCAAAACGGTGGGCATTATTCCAAAGTAGCCGACTGGCAGCCCTATGTCCTCAAAGATGGTTTGCTGATTACCGGACAAAACCCCGCATCTTCCGAGCCAGCCGCCAAGGAACTACTCGAACAGCTCAGTTTGCTTACCACCGTTAAATAA
- a CDS encoding MFS transporter — protein MKQLPHWLQGLNNPIFARLYLAQTINLVGDALTWLGLALLAFELAGAQAGTVLAGALTLRVTAFVILSPIAGAIADRVDRKWLMVTTHLARMAIVCLLPFVTQIWQIYAIVLSLNVFYAFFAPTYTATIPLVTTEAERSGAIALSSATYQLLGVLGPGLAGSIAAFIGTRQVFFLDGITFLIATILIVTLPGQLMVNQHQQTARTVNRTLEDIRLGTVCLFLDPPIRYALVLQLVAAIAGAEILVNTVGYVQGVLQFGKIEYGWVMAAFGIGATIASIGLGNFSQKFSPILLTSMGTVLITLALLPANLVNLGGLLVLWAIAGIGQTLVNVPTQTLIADRVAVEVQGRVYGAHFAWSHLWWALAYPLAGWMGSNSPTHNFFYTSLIGAGLLVLVYLAFKPWKLTDLPGGLWHEHEHLHDEEQHSHAHSPNLTTQSPHHHLHFHPEG, from the coding sequence ATGAAACAACTTCCTCACTGGCTGCAAGGATTGAACAATCCGATCTTTGCCAGATTGTATCTGGCTCAAACCATCAATCTCGTTGGCGACGCGCTGACTTGGTTAGGTTTGGCATTGTTGGCGTTTGAGTTAGCCGGAGCACAAGCTGGAACGGTTTTAGCTGGGGCACTCACATTGCGGGTGACGGCGTTTGTCATATTGTCGCCGATTGCTGGGGCGATCGCCGATCGAGTCGATCGTAAATGGTTGATGGTAACAACTCACTTGGCACGAATGGCGATCGTCTGTCTGTTGCCGTTTGTCACTCAGATCTGGCAAATTTACGCGATCGTGCTGTCGCTCAATGTGTTTTATGCGTTCTTCGCACCGACTTACACTGCCACCATTCCACTGGTAACGACCGAAGCAGAGCGATCTGGGGCGATCGCCTTATCCAGTGCCACTTATCAGCTTTTGGGCGTGTTAGGGCCTGGTTTAGCTGGCAGTATCGCGGCATTTATCGGTACCAGACAAGTGTTTTTTCTCGATGGCATCACCTTTTTAATCGCGACAATCCTTATCGTGACACTGCCCGGACAACTAATGGTGAATCAGCACCAACAGACGGCTAGAACCGTCAACCGAACTTTAGAAGATATTCGGCTGGGTACGGTTTGCCTATTCCTCGATCCGCCGATTCGCTATGCACTGGTACTGCAATTAGTGGCGGCGATCGCGGGGGCAGAAATTCTCGTTAATACAGTCGGTTACGTCCAAGGGGTACTCCAGTTTGGCAAGATTGAATATGGCTGGGTGATGGCGGCATTTGGGATCGGGGCAACGATCGCATCGATCGGTTTGGGTAATTTCTCGCAAAAGTTCAGTCCCATCTTATTGACGAGTATGGGCACCGTGCTGATTACGCTGGCGTTATTACCTGCCAATCTCGTGAATTTGGGCGGATTATTGGTGCTGTGGGCGATCGCGGGTATCGGACAAACGCTGGTGAATGTGCCCACTCAAACGTTAATAGCCGATCGAGTTGCAGTTGAAGTGCAGGGAAGGGTTTATGGTGCCCATTTTGCCTGGAGTCATTTATGGTGGGCGTTAGCTTATCCACTAGCGGGTTGGATGGGTAGCAATTCGCCAACGCATAATTTTTTCTACACTAGTTTAATCGGTGCTGGATTATTAGTGTTGGTATATCTAGCTTTCAAGCCGTGGAAACTCACCGATTTACCAGGTGGGCTGTGGCACGAACACGAGCATCTTCACGATGAGGAACAACATTCACACGCACATTCACCCAATCTAACTACCCAAAGTCCGCACCATCACTTACATTTTCATCCCGAAGGTTGA
- a CDS encoding mechanosensitive ion channel family protein, which yields MNAAFKRFLLKTIATLLAILLFLPSVVAQSERVTVRLDGRAVFRVGVVGGLDATARARQIEQRMNRLLENPDAIATPRIESTNANTTDRTIAIAGVPVVTVTQTDAQDNLTTVNVLATQWSQAIDTALERASKRRLSPGGRFAAEVQSSIETAFGRSIESAIVIIPRALAALLTLGLFWAIATFVRWLMRFIFRRIVEDLTVENLIKQVAYYAIWILGFIVAIDAFGFDPQAVATGLGLTSLALGFALKDILSNFISGISILVLRPFELGDQIIVGETEGNVERIDLRATQLRTYDGRVVLVPNAEVFTSRIVNNTAASTRRGSVTLFIGYDTDLPQAIDVVRAAVQATDGVLTEPAASIRVRDLGQDDIVIEARFWTDSQRSDFVATTSQVRQAIVAALKAAEIGLPNPDVRMLIPFQTDQWQAALKNTNSNLNHRD from the coding sequence GTGAACGCTGCATTCAAACGATTCTTGCTGAAAACGATCGCGACTTTGCTAGCGATCTTGCTGTTCCTTCCTTCAGTAGTAGCACAGTCCGAACGGGTAACGGTGCGTCTGGACGGACGAGCCGTATTTCGGGTTGGGGTAGTTGGGGGACTAGATGCGACGGCACGCGCCCGACAAATCGAGCAGCGGATGAATCGCTTGCTAGAAAATCCCGATGCGATTGCCACGCCTCGGATCGAGTCAACAAATGCGAATACAACCGATCGGACGATCGCGATCGCAGGTGTTCCAGTAGTAACAGTGACACAGACGGATGCTCAAGATAACCTAACGACAGTGAATGTCTTGGCAACGCAATGGTCGCAAGCGATCGACACAGCCTTAGAACGAGCGAGTAAACGCCGACTTTCTCCAGGTGGTCGATTTGCCGCAGAAGTCCAATCCTCAATTGAAACTGCTTTCGGACGATCGATCGAATCTGCTATTGTCATTATTCCCCGCGCCCTTGCCGCCTTGTTGACGCTCGGATTATTTTGGGCGATTGCCACCTTCGTTCGCTGGTTGATGCGGTTCATCTTCCGACGGATTGTCGAAGACCTGACGGTTGAAAATCTGATTAAACAGGTCGCTTATTATGCGATTTGGATCTTAGGGTTCATCGTCGCGATCGATGCCTTTGGCTTCGATCCGCAAGCCGTTGCTACAGGCTTAGGATTAACCAGTTTGGCACTCGGTTTTGCCCTCAAAGACATTCTCTCTAATTTTATCAGCGGCATCTCGATTTTGGTGTTGCGTCCGTTTGAGTTAGGCGACCAAATTATTGTGGGGGAAACAGAAGGTAATGTCGAACGGATCGATCTCAGAGCGACGCAACTCCGTACCTATGATGGTCGAGTGGTGCTGGTTCCTAATGCCGAAGTGTTCACCTCGCGGATCGTCAACAACACAGCCGCATCCACTCGTCGGGGCAGTGTGACTCTATTCATTGGCTATGATACCGATCTGCCACAGGCGATCGATGTTGTTCGAGCAGCGGTTCAGGCAACCGATGGTGTGCTGACAGAACCCGCTGCTTCGATCCGCGTTCGGGACTTGGGACAAGACGATATTGTCATTGAAGCTCGGTTCTGGACGGACTCGCAGCGATCGGATTTTGTCGCCACCACTTCTCAAGTTAGACAGGCGATCGTTGCTGCTTTGAAGGCGGCTGAAATTGGACTACCTAATCCTGATGTAAGAATGTTGATACCTTTTCAGACAGACCAATGGCAAGCCGCATTGAAGAATACAAATTCAAATTTAAACCATCGCGATTAG
- a CDS encoding TetR/AcrR family transcriptional regulator: MPRQKTITDDEILAVARTLFLQVGAKASTRTLAKLVGISEAVIFQRFGTKENLFFAAMVPPTAQLETIFAVRIGAERVETNLQSICVQIVAYFREVMPIFLSSIAHPAFDLPTFLQRHTLPAMQISDRLCAYLNAEADLGRIRPGSAETMAAILISHLHHLALSETIGSHHSIDLVGGASLRRQTLRERNDNLAIADAITLLCRGVIP; the protein is encoded by the coding sequence ATGCCCCGACAGAAAACTATTACCGATGACGAAATTCTGGCTGTGGCACGAACGCTCTTTCTCCAGGTAGGGGCAAAGGCTTCGACGCGAACGCTGGCGAAACTGGTTGGCATCTCTGAAGCAGTGATTTTTCAAAGATTTGGCACCAAAGAAAATCTATTCTTTGCCGCAATGGTGCCGCCGACAGCGCAGCTTGAGACTATATTTGCAGTGCGAATCGGGGCGGAACGGGTTGAAACTAACCTGCAATCGATTTGTGTGCAGATTGTGGCTTATTTTCGTGAAGTAATGCCCATTTTTCTATCTTCGATCGCACATCCAGCTTTCGATCTGCCAACTTTTTTGCAACGTCACACGCTGCCAGCGATGCAAATTAGCGATCGACTCTGTGCCTATCTCAATGCTGAAGCAGATTTGGGGCGCATTCGTCCTGGTAGTGCCGAGACGATGGCAGCCATTTTAATTTCACACTTGCATCATCTCGCGTTGTCGGAAACGATCGGTTCGCATCACTCAATCGATCTCGTTGGCGGAGCCTCTCTGCGCAGGCAGACGCTTCGCGAACGGAACGATAATCTGGCTATTGCCGATGCAATTACATTGTTGTGTCGGGGTGTGATTCCCTAA
- a CDS encoding FMN-dependent NADH-azoreductase has product MKLLEIQSSVRLEKSISRALSHEFIEALQNSHPDFHHQQQDVGTNPPAHPTELWTTANYLPPESRTLEMATILTESDRLIAELLWADRLVLGVPMYNFSVPSTLKAYLDNIVRVNRTFTFDPQTHTFQGLATGKKAIAIVPSAGNFVVGTPLGEMNFCDPYLRSILGFIGIEEVEIVPIPNQFMDEEIRQQEVATARLNLMNLAASW; this is encoded by the coding sequence ATGAAACTACTTGAAATTCAATCTAGCGTCCGGCTAGAAAAATCGATTTCTCGCGCACTCAGCCACGAATTTATCGAAGCATTGCAAAATTCACATCCCGATTTTCATCACCAGCAGCAGGATGTCGGTACTAATCCTCCCGCTCATCCTACCGAACTGTGGACGACGGCAAATTACCTGCCGCCAGAAAGCCGCACACTAGAAATGGCAACAATACTGACTGAATCCGATCGATTGATTGCCGAATTACTCTGGGCAGATCGCTTAGTACTCGGCGTACCTATGTATAATTTTAGTGTGCCATCGACTTTAAAAGCGTATCTAGATAATATCGTGCGGGTGAATCGCACTTTTACATTCGATCCCCAAACCCATACTTTCCAAGGACTAGCAACAGGTAAAAAAGCGATTGCGATCGTCCCCAGTGCTGGAAATTTTGTCGTCGGTACGCCACTTGGAGAGATGAATTTTTGCGATCCTTATTTACGATCGATCTTGGGCTTTATTGGGATTGAAGAGGTCGAAATCGTGCCGATTCCCAACCAGTTTATGGATGAGGAAATTCGCCAACAGGAAGTAGCAACCGCACGGCTCAATTTGATGAATCTAGCTGCGTCCTGGTAA